The Christiangramia salexigens genome includes the window TAACTTTCCACCTTCTACTACATATTGAATAAATGCAGATTTATTATTTCCTTCGGTAAATACTGCAGGTAGTTCTGAAGAACCTACCTGATCATAATAAAATACTACAACATTAAATTCCTCCAGGTCTTCATAAGTGACTTCGGCAGCGTTCAGATATTCAAAATCATTAAGATAGGTATCTTTAACCCACTGGGCTGCTGCGACGATATCATCATCTGCATTTGCAATTAACTCATCATAGCTTTCTGCTTCTCCGAGGAAACCAATTTTACTTGGAAGTACCCTGGTTATAAGTTGATAATTTCGAGTTGACGTACCATAGGTAACTGAAACTTCCTGTCTTTGAGAAAGATCAAGAACTGTCCCACTGGGTGGGTTGATCTCTACTCCTTGTGGAGCCTTAATTTCCAATTCTACATTGGTAATATCGGTTCTGGGAGGCAACACCAGGTTTATAGTACCCTGTAAATCGTTTACAGTGGCATTGGTCCCGTTACCCTTCAAAGAGGTTACAATATTAAGAACCGGGTCTAAATCTTCGTCGTAATTATCCCTTTCATCACAGCCCATGAACATAGTCATGGATATGAAACAGAGAATATAAAATTTATACTTCTTTATCATTGTCAATGATTTATTAGTCTTCTAAGTTATACAGGTAATCTAAAATGTTTCCAGTAAAGGTTTCGATGTTTGATTGGTAATCATTTACAGTTCCATTAGAATCCCATTCATATCCAACGATCGTGTTTTGGATACTGAATATAGAACCTTTGAACTCTGTTGAGATCTGATCGTCAAACATTTCGTGGGTATTCATATCTGTTCTGTTCCAAAGTACGGCTCCATATCCAAAGGCATCCCCTATGAAACTAAGTGTACCGAATTTTGTTGCAGATAAAGTCTGCTCGAAAGTCGTCGCAGCGTCCTGTCCGCAACAACTTGGATCTAATATTCCATCAAAATGTTGCCACCAGATCAATCGGACTTCTCTTGTAGCAGAATTTTGCAGCGCAAGGTATTCGCCATTCTCAAAGCTTAACCCGTCAAATACTGGGTGTCCCTGCCTATCCTGTGAATTATTAGCTGGTCGCATACCCAGACCCCAAATATCGTCTGCAGGTTTTCCTGTGTCGACACAACCTGCTGATTCGGCACAACCGAATTCTGAATAAACATAATTACCAGGTTCTCTAGGTGCGGAAAAGTCTGCCGGAACTCGATCTAATGAGAAAATCAATGGATTAGCATCTCCCGCGATTAACATATCTCCACCATTCTGTACCCAATTTTTCAAGACCTGGGCTTTAGCTCCTTCAGGTCTTAAACTAGGAGGTAATAAAGTTGCCACATTATCAGGAGTAGCGCTATAACCTAAATCTTCAGCGGGGGTTAGATAATAAATCATGGCCACCTTAATTTCAGCCATGGATTGTGGAGAAATCTCACTGAACTGAATATATTCAAAATCCTCTCCGTAAGTGTTCTGCATCCAAGTAGCAGCCGCCTTAGCATCATCGTCTACCAATGAGGCAATATCTGCCTGTTCCCCTAAAAATGCATACTTTGTAGGATTAGCCTGCTGTGTCTCCACAGTTACAGTATACGTTTTAGTTAGATCTTCTGTATTAGTTACAGTATATTCTACAGGATTAGTAAAATCCACCTCTTCTTCTGAAGCGGGGCTTACAGATTGTCCTTCAGGCACCTCAATAACCGGACTTAAACCAGAGAGGTCTGTTCCTGCTGGAACTGATACGTAAATCGTATTTTCTTCATTGTCGACAACTCCGGAAGACTCTCCAATAGTAAAAGAACTGATTTTTGGAGCTTCTATTTGTTCTACTGTTACAGTGTATTCCGTGGCACTGAATCCATCATTAGAAAGCACGGTGTAAGTAACCGGATTAGTGAAATTTCTGGAGACCCCAGATGCTACATCCACACTAGTTCCATCTGCAATTACAAAATTGGGGGCCAGATTTGCTATATCACCATCCTGGCTACCAATTTCAATATAAATGGTATTATTTTCTTCATCAATCTCAGCAACGTTTTCCCCTATAGCAAAGCTTAAAACTTTAGGATCTCCGTAAGCGCCAATTGAAGCCGTATATTCTCTATTTGCTCCATTTTCAGCCATGGTTTGAAAAACTACTGGCCCATTCGAAAAATCAATGGTCGAACCTGATTCAGGGGTTACAGTGGTACCTTCAGGTGCCGTTAAGTCTACCGTTACCGAAGAAAGATCAGTTCCCGCAGGTAACGTCATGGTTATGGTTGCTGAAGTATGTTCTATTTGAGCAAATTCTCCATTGATCTCAAAAGATCTTATTATGGCCTGAGCGAAGTCTGGCACTACATCGTCAAAATTATCATCATCTTCACTACAGCTGTTTAGCAGGAAAAATGGCAATAAGAGTAACATACCAGCAGCATACCTTACTATATTTTTCAGTGATTTCATTTTAGAAAGTTTTAATTGATTTTGATTAGTTTTTAATATCCGGATCGTTGAGTATATGTACCTCCACTAGCATCTATCTCCACCTGTGGGATCGGTAAATAATATTCGTGGGGTTCAAGGCTTGCCCCTGTTAAATAAGGTCTTCTAGCCTGTTCACTTGCTACATACTCACTTATATACGCATCAGCAATACCCCATCTTACAAGATCAAAAAATCTGTGCCCCTCATTTGCAAGCTCAAGTCTTCTTTCAAATCTTAGTGCCTGTATTGCCATTTCCTGAGACATACTAGTTGAATATGGTTCAATAAGGTAATTTGCAGCGTCCTCAGAAGGATTTTCAAAGTCCTTCACATAGGGAGAGTTCTTTGCTCTAAGGCGAATCTGATTGATGAGTTCAATCCCCGTAGCAACTTCTCCTAATTCTATTGAGGCTTCTGCTTTCCATAGAAGTAAATCGGAATACTTGATTAAAGGAAAGTCAAGATTTCCTAGGGCCCATGGGAATCCATTAGGATTCGACGCCATTCCATCTGAAGTAGGATAGATCATGTTTTTCTTTCTTACATACAAACCATAAGTTCCACTATCCCTGCTCCAGTTTTCCTGTTGAGCCATAGGTTCCCAATCTTTCCATGTAATTCCAGGTCTTCCTATAACGTGATCAAGCCTGGGATCTACCAGATCCTCCTGATCAACATTTAATGAGTTATAAGAATTGAATAGTGGTAATCCATCCTCTCCAACCTTATATGCATTGGCTAGATTTTGTGAAGGTTTATGGAAGTCATCACCGTTCAGATATGGGTGGTTTGGATTGTCAGATGGACTATCTGGTGAATTCAAAAGGTCTCCGAAATTTAGATTACCATATTGTGATCCATCATTTATAGAAAATTGTATTGCAAAAATATTCTCTGGGTTTCCATAACCTGGTTCTGAATATAATCTTTCGATATCCTCAACTAGCCTATATTGACCAGAATTGATTACAATATTTGTTTGATTAATCACCTTTTGCCAATCCTCTTGAAACAGATGAGCTTTAGCCAAATATGATCTGGCTACCATTTCATTGACTCTACCCAGATCTGGCTGAGTTGCCGGAAGTAAACCTAT containing:
- a CDS encoding DUF4960 domain-containing protein produces the protein MKSLKNIVRYAAGMLLLLPFFLLNSCSEDDDNFDDVVPDFAQAIIRSFEINGEFAQIEHTSATITMTLPAGTDLSSVTVDLTAPEGTTVTPESGSTIDFSNGPVVFQTMAENGANREYTASIGAYGDPKVLSFAIGENVAEIDEENNTIYIEIGSQDGDIANLAPNFVIADGTSVDVASGVSRNFTNPVTYTVLSNDGFSATEYTVTVEQIEAPKISSFTIGESSGVVDNEENTIYVSVPAGTDLSGLSPVIEVPEGQSVSPASEEEVDFTNPVEYTVTNTEDLTKTYTVTVETQQANPTKYAFLGEQADIASLVDDDAKAAATWMQNTYGEDFEYIQFSEISPQSMAEIKVAMIYYLTPAEDLGYSATPDNVATLLPPSLRPEGAKAQVLKNWVQNGGDMLIAGDANPLIFSLDRVPADFSAPREPGNYVYSEFGCAESAGCVDTGKPADDIWGLGMRPANNSQDRQGHPVFDGLSFENGEYLALQNSATREVRLIWWQHFDGILDPSCCGQDAATTFEQTLSATKFGTLSFIGDAFGYGAVLWNRTDMNTHEMFDDQISTEFKGSIFSIQNTIVGYEWDSNGTVNDYQSNIETFTGNILDYLYNLED
- a CDS encoding RagB/SusD family nutrient uptake outer membrane protein, with protein sequence MKRTMNKSIIGLFLLGITLIVGCVSEDDLDVTEYNTISEDNLEPEQLVIAAYSALDYRYNTGEFRDLWPFDHAPSNWPTSDIRSGDAYKGGGGTGDNPGGGMHQLETHNLFPSSDNVYNLWRSIYFGLKRVDTGIRFLVNLEDGEFENRDVRLGELYTLRAHFYFEAMKNFGSIVWYDENTPVTDLTNIPNTFDEAFIWEKIEGDLNRAIGLLPATQPDLGRVNEMVARSYLAKAHLFQEDWQKVINQTNIVINSGQYRLVEDIERLYSEPGYGNPENIFAIQFSINDGSQYGNLNFGDLLNSPDSPSDNPNHPYLNGDDFHKPSQNLANAYKVGEDGLPLFNSYNSLNVDQEDLVDPRLDHVIGRPGITWKDWEPMAQQENWSRDSGTYGLYVRKKNMIYPTSDGMASNPNGFPWALGNLDFPLIKYSDLLLWKAEASIELGEVATGIELINQIRLRAKNSPYVKDFENPSEDAANYLIEPYSTSMSQEMAIQALRFERRLELANEGHRFFDLVRWGIADAYISEYVASEQARRPYLTGASLEPHEYYLPIPQVEIDASGGTYTQRSGY
- a CDS encoding DUF4960 domain-containing protein, with protein sequence MIKKYKFYILCFISMTMFMGCDERDNYDEDLDPVLNIVTSLKGNGTNATVNDLQGTINLVLPPRTDITNVELEIKAPQGVEINPPSGTVLDLSQRQEVSVTYGTSTRNYQLITRVLPSKIGFLGEAESYDELIANADDDIVAAAQWVKDTYLNDFEYLNAAEVTYEDLEEFNVVVFYYDQVGSSELPAVFTEGNNKSAFIQYVVEGGKLLLGGMATSFAETIGRDNSGLQTIQGNGGGFESPDTWIIDGGVKFVNSKLNHPIYTYNPGLIEFDENGFIPIIDAGYREDHNNLWDASPLLGAGHQLGQFGEFERLYNGVVLAVWGGVADECCPGIIEFQPKPPYSGTIIAIGIGGIEWNMNDGRTNEYRNNIEAIYKNSIDYLSTL